The DNA segment TGAGCCCAAGAAGTACAAACAAACTTTTCATCAagtgcagaaaaaataaaattctcaCGGACACTGACTGAATCCTAATCAAACATATGAtatgggaatttttttttaccaattaactctttttttaattaataagttGTCAAACTTTTGTATATTACTCGATCATAccgtttatatttaaataatattttaatattaaattacaTGTAATAAagactaaatatttttattttctaattaaatttttgaataaaaatggataTTAAATTACAGGTGAAATTAATTAAAGTAGcgatatatttttattcaaaaagtaaaaatgattttattaaattGAATAGATAAAGATAATATTAAAGTAGCTAGGTTTTAACCTAACATATGGTAATACctcaatgatagatctaatatCCCATGATTTatcacgtcaacaatatataattaattacggctatgtgtaaaaatacaaaagtaaaataaaaatgaatccCATAAATATTATGGTTTGTGAGATAATTGAGTTGTAGATATTTGATTGATGACATGGAGCATGCGACCCGTAAATAATGAGGCCACCGTGGATGCCCTGATCTGCAGTTCGAGTTCCGGTTCCAAACCGTTGACCTTTCAACCGGGTTTGGACCGTTGACTAATGTCTGGCCGGTTTCCAGACCGGATCTTTTTTCTAACGCGCCTTGTGGGAGAGGGGCATTGGTACTGTTCGACTGGTACACCTGGGTAGGAAATCTAAAGAGTCTACAGATTCGAGTTCACCACCACTGAGTGAACTCGGATCTCAAGACTCCCAGGTACACCTACTAGTTTTCCTTCCCTCGTCcaccaatatatatatacgagCATAAAAGATCCTTGATTTTTTCCAGAAATCTTCTGCCTTCCGGGTTTCACTCGAAATGGGTTCCTCTGTTGTTCAAGTAATACTGGGTTCTTGTCTCTGGTTCCGACGTTTTTGTTTAACTATGTGAATATTTTTCTGGTTTTTTTATTGCTTCAGGGATTCACGAAGTCGTTGGCGATGACCGTGTTATCTGAGATCGGGGACAAGACATTTTTTGCAGCTGCTGTAAGATTATATCTTTTTTCTAGTTTCTATTCGACAGCTATTATTGGAGTGATATTACTTTTTTATGATTGGCTGTTTTTggagaatttgatttttttaagtattttgtcTATTGATATCGAAAATTCAATCTTGAAATAAGAGTTGATGTTGAGATCACTATCAttgttatgatttatttatttatttatttttggtgtGAATTTGTCTATCATTAGCTTGCATGTTGGTGGCAGCCTGAAGCAGAGGTGTTTGGGATTAATTTCAGTGACAGAAATTTTTACCGTAGTCGTGGAGTCTGCCCATTTCTTTATAATTTAATTGAGTGTATTAGTAATGTAATTGGACTGGCTTTGGATAAAAGCAATGgcgaattttaaattttttctttctgGAATAGAAGGAAATGACCCTTTGGAATAGACACTCTAAAGTTAGTTCTCCTTTGCAGAAAGTGTACCCTGGTTTAATGTAAACTGCCTTAGTTTTTGCATTAACCTTCAGTTTTTAAAATCTTGATGTTAGTATACTTGTTTCAGATCTTGGCCATGCGGCACCCCAGAAGACTTGTGTTGTCTGGATGCCTTGGAGCTTTGATTGTACGATTTTCTATACTTATCCTAGACTTCAACTCCTTAACCTTTTGTGCTTGTCCATTTTTCAAGTCCCTGAAGTGACCTGGAATATTTGTTGGTTTCTAGGTCATGACTGTTTTATCAGCTGTTGTTGGCTGGGCTGCTCCAAATCTGGTAAGCATTTTGAAATCCTATTTACCTTCTTTTTAAGAGAAATTGAAGTATAAATTCTAATTTTAGGTGTTTGAATGCAGAATAGTTGTATAAATGTCATAAAAGGAGACCACTATACACCACATGTTTCTGTGGTTCGGTATCAAATGTCTACATCTACAGGAAACCAGACCATAAGGCTAACACTATTATTACCCTAGTTTAAACACATTAACATTTTTATGTGATGTGAAAATTTCTTGAGATAACATTAAAGTTTTATTGAAGATGTATAATAGTTTTAATGTTTACATCTGATTCTagaatatatgatttgacttctATCCTGAGTTTAGTTACGTGTCCTTTAATGTATTGAAGACTTGAAGTACAACTAGTATTACAGCAAAGCATGTTGATATTTACCTTCTTTGCTCACATTTTCCTACAAAAGTTGTCTGTCAATCTTCATCGAGACgatttatccttataatcacTCTCCAGGTTATCGACTTGAGACGTTAAGCCAGTAAATATTCTAAGTGACAGTAAAAGGTATTGTGCCCTTGGGATTAACATCAGATTGACTTTATATTAAAAACATGCTCTGGAGTGTGATATCCTGACAACTGTGTTTCCCCTTCTGTGGGGATGAAGGATCCCCCAGGGAAAATCTTGGGTTCTGTTATGTTCAAGTGAGTGCCTGGCCCTTAAGTTTAACCTTTTAAGCTCTGATCCTTCGAGGATCACAAACAGAGCATCTGGTCATGATCATTATTCATTGTGCTCGACTATGGGTGCTTTTGTGGGCTGGTTGATTCCTTGATTCTATCCACTCTATGTTCCCATGTTTAGGCATCACAGTACTTGGCACATTCATGGATTTTCTTTGAGTGGTTGGGGATTTTGTCTTTATGGTCATAATCTTCCGTTTGGTGTTCATGCTGGCTTCATAATCATGGCATGTGTATGACACCATGGGAGTAAGTAATCTCTTTCCTTTTTTTGGGGACTGTTGACTATTCATTATGTTATATTTTTGTAATGGGCAAGAATTAAAGACAAACTACTGATATCAAGGATGATATGGTGGAAGGTTCAAAAATAAGGAATTGATTAGAAggattttatttagttttcttATTTAATATTGCATGCATTCTAGCCATGACTAGGGGGATTACAACAGATTTCTTGCTAGGGAAATTAATTGTCTTCCTTGTATTTAAATGACTATTGTTGCAAGGAATAAAGACATCCAGAATTCTAAATCAAATAGTGAATGTGAGATCGCGAGGTTCTCTCAAAACGGGCCTCGAAACCCTATCCAAAAACACATTGATCATCCCATAACATGATCCAACCTGGGACCATAACAAGTGGGTACCAGAGCCAGTCATCATAGGGGATTCCAAGCACTACAGCCACAATTTGAAGCTTTTGTGAAGCTGTATCAAGAGGGCACGACAGCCAATAAAATAAGGCAGCAAGCTCTTCTTGATCAATTGGAGGAGATATCCAAATGCTTGTCAACCATGCTATCGGAAGAAGATCAGGGCAAAGACAGCGGCGTTCAACAGGGTCCTACCGACCAGCATTCTGAAGGACATCAAGACAGCGAGGATGTCTTGTCGAAAGTACCTCAAATTTGAAGCTAGATTTTCCCCGGTGCAATAACCAATCAGACCTGATGAGAGATCTTAGTCATTGTGAAAAGTCTTTTCGACACCAACACGGACCGTAGAAAGACAAGGATTGGCTTCTTTCCACTTTGAGCGTGATCGTGAACCATGGTTCCTCAAATGGGAACGAGATCGTTTAAAGTTGAAGTGGGAAGAATTTAAGAATTACCGTCATTTGCGCTTAATCCTTGAAACACTCCTACAACAACAGTTGTTCTTGTAGTGGTGGAGAATTTTTCAGAATAACAAGAGAGCGTCAACAATTTGGAAGAACCTCGAATATCTCGTTCTAGTGCTTGAGGACAAGCACGATTTCGAAGGGGAGGCAGATGTAATGAGCAAGAATTTAATGACAAACTACCGATATCAAGGATGATATAGTGGAAGGTTAAAAAATAAGGAATTGATTAGAAGGATTTTATTTAGTTTCCTTATTTAATATTGCATGCATTCTAGCAATGAATAGGGGGATTACGTCAAATTTCTTGCTAGGGAAATTAATTGTCTTCCTTGTATTTAATTGACTATTGTTGCAAGGAATAAAGGCATCCAAAATTCTAAATCAAATAGTGAATGTAAGATCGCGAAGTTCTCTCAAAACGAGCCTCGAAACCCTATCCAAAAACACATTGATCATCCCATAACATGATCCAAACCTAGGACCATAACAATTTTATTGTTGATTATCATGATTCTAGGGTAAACATAAAAATGGTTTATACTCTTATCCATGCAGATCTCACGCAAATGGACTCATCATATCACGACCTTGTTGTTTTTGGGGTTTGGCTTGTGGTCTCTATGGGATGCATTCAATGATGGGTACTTGGTTGTTTTCCATATAATTTTGTTTTACTGCCCTGCAGCTTGATAAAAATTTGATGCTGTTCAATGTTTCCCTCATTAAGGGTGTTTTGTGGATGTTTTCACTTTCATTAACAGGGAGACCGGGGaatttgatgaagttgaaaaagaACTGGTTAGTTTGTTTTGTctcatatttgaaattttatttgaagTTCACTCATTTCACCTTAATGTTGTGGTAGGATGCTAATTTTAAAATCAATGGTGGAGCAACCAAAGAGCACGATAAGGTAAGGCAGCAAACCTTCTGCTTCAAGTTCCATAAATTACTGTATATTGGTTATATTTTAATGCTAAAGATCATCCTTCTTGGTGAGAGTGGATTATAACTGCAGTTCACTTGGTGAACCTGGTTGGGTAAGTGGTGGTTAATCGCTCTATAATTTAGCGTCATTTGTTTGAAAATACAAGTGCCCCaaactaaattttcaaaaatattttattattctaaTATTATATTCGATCAATACGTTGGAAACACACAATACTCCAGAAACACATTATGTAGCAAAATTATACAATAAGATTCTTGACTTGTTTTGGAATTTTAGAGTATTTAAAGGCAGCATTTGTATATTCTATATTCTCGTCACATGCTTCACAAAATTGGAACTTATTATGTGAGTGGAAATGATTGTTGCAAAAAAAGGTATATAATCTCAATTATGTTCTCTAGTGATGAGGATACAATTTACATTTGGTTGACCAGATTCCTCCTTTATTATTTAAGGTTCTCTTCTAATTGAATTGAGATCTGACATTTTCTTTGATGTTGTGGGATCTGCCATTTCACATTTGATAATGGATTAATTCCAGGATATATTTCTTGTATTCTGTTCCAGGATGCTGATGATCTGAAGAAGCAGAATCGACCTTTGCTTACTCAATTTTTGTCGCCTATCTTGCTGAAGGTTCCTTACCAATTCTTTTATAAGCGGAATGTAAAAAAACAACATATtgataattaaataattcaatttcTTTTTGCTGCAGGCATTTTCCATTACTTTCTTTGGGGAATGGGGTGATAAGAGTCAGGTATGTACATACTGAAGAGGCAATCTTTTGGTTACTTTGGACGGTAAGGAAACTTGTTTAAC comes from the Henckelia pumila isolate YLH828 chromosome 1, ASM3356847v2, whole genome shotgun sequence genome and includes:
- the LOC140877273 gene encoding GDT1-like protein 4, whose translation is MGSSVVQGFTKSLAMTVLSEIGDKTFFAAAILAMRHPRRLVLSGCLGALIVMTVLSAVVGWAAPNLISRKWTHHITTLLFLGFGLWSLWDAFNDGETGEFDEVEKELDANFKINGGATKEHDKDADDLKKQNRPLLTQFLSPILLKAFSITFFGEWGDKSQLATIGLAADENPLGVVLGGILGQALCTTAAVLGGKSLATQISEKIIALSGGVLFIVFGIQSFLSTVDSS